One stretch of Anguilla anguilla isolate fAngAng1 chromosome 5, fAngAng1.pri, whole genome shotgun sequence DNA includes these proteins:
- the LOC118228358 gene encoding golgin subfamily A member 6-like protein 22 — protein sequence MKEKEELSEAWNSMKSLLEKVGKSLEGETQTEFERQCKKMERAMALDRACVEREMRREQEFTEKEQGFNEERRKLQRKMSKERESMEGEVRRCREKCGKEREYFEREREHQEKRRDMERKEWEKERELMEEEMRKLREMQKREVKSVKDEMFMERKLWQKEREDKDEEGQREREQWKAERVHLENELKQSEKERKKERMHLEAEIMGLREELETTKSTALEKGIVGEKWEDVDLKGEMVKAKTLPASVSVEVFEEDDTKSLKGEAGKTALRKLKAKNRFWSMLLRTKEKEGTNGQSNETNGQNEMTEEASGQATMYSSSVISGLPVSRAQRYFKL from the coding sequence atgaaggagaaggaggaactGAGCGAGGCATGGAACAGCATGAAGAGCCTGCTGGAGAAGGTGGGGAAGAGTCTGGAAGGAGAGACGCAGACAGAGTTTGAGAGGCAGTGCAAGAAAATGGAGAGGGCCATGGCCTTGGACAGAGCATGCGTGGAGCgagagatgaggagagagcaggagttcacagagaaagagcaggggTTTAACGAGGAGCGGAGGAAGCTGCAGAGGAAGATgtcaaaggagagagagagcatggaggGGGAGGTGAGGAGGTGCAGGGAAAAGTGCGGAAAGGAGAGGGAGTActttgagagggagagggagcaccAGGAGAAACGGAGGGATATGGAGAGGAAGGaatgggagaaggagagagagctcatggaggaggaaatgagaaaaCTCAGGGAAATGCAAAAGAGAGAGGTGAAGAGTGTGAAAGACGAAATGTTTATGGAGAGAAAGCTGtggcagaaggagagagaggacaaggatgaggaggggcagagagaacGAGAACAgtggaaagcagagagggtgcATTTGGAAAATGAGTTGAAGCAatctgagaaagagaggaagaaggagagaatGCACCTGGAAGCAGAAATTATGGGACTCAGGGAAGAGTTGGAGACGACGAAGAGCACGGCACTAGAGAAAGGGATCGTGGGGGAGAAATGGGAAGACGTTGATCTGAAGGGAGAAATGGTGAAAGCAAAGACCCTGCCAGCATCGGTTTCAGTGGAAGTCTTCGAAGAAGATGATACAAAATCCTTGAAAGGAGAGGCGGGGAAGACGGCGCTAagaaaactgaaggcaaaaaatAGGTTTTGGTCAATGTTATTGagaacaaaagagaaagaggggacaAATGGACAGAGCAATGAAACAAATGGACAGAATGAAATGACTGAGGAGGCCTCTGGGCAGGCAACAATGTACAGCAGTTCTGTAATATCTGGCCTACCAGTCAGCCGGGCACAGCGATACTTCAAACTCTAA
- the arl2bp gene encoding ADP-ribosylation factor-like protein 2-binding protein, with protein sequence MAMRQRNVLLDGEENAVEMEDLEEDFAVSNSSDADAAFDTVIGNIEDIIMEERFQQLQQGFMEKYYLEFDDSEENKLSYMTIFHEYIELLEKDIEQQLVERIPGFSMNSFIRSLQQHKDEVSGDIFDMLLTFTDFLAFKEMFLDYKAEREGRGLDLSAGLVVKSLNSAPSPPFTTCTTSQIQ encoded by the exons ATGGCTATGAGACAAAGAA ATGTTTTGTTGGATGGCGAGGAGAACGCAGTTGAGATGGAAGACTTGGAGGAAGACTTCGCTGTGTCCaa TTCGTCGGATGCAGATGCAGCCTTTGATACAGTAATTGGGAATATCGAGGACATCATCATGG AGGAGCGCtttcagcagctgcagcagggcttCATGGAGAAATACTACCTGGAGTTCGACGACTCCGAGGAGAACAAGCTCAGCTACATGACCATCTTCCATGAATAT attgaGCTGCTGGAAAAAGACATTGAACAGCAGCTGGTAGAAAGAATCCCTGGATTTAGCATGAACTCATTCATTCGTTCACTCCA GCAGCACAAGGACGAGGTCTCCGGAGACATCTTTGACATGCTGCTCACTTTCACAGACTTCCTGGCctttaaagaaatgtttctgGATTACAAAGCT GAGCGGGAGGGAAGGGGGCTGGACCTCAGCGCCGGATTGGTTGTTAAGTCTTTgaactccgccccctctccacCCTTCACCACGTGCACAACTTCCCAGATTCAGTGA